TGTCTGCGGAACGCCTCCGCGGTGTCGGCCGGCAGCATCGCCGCTGCGGCCTCCACGCCCAGCGACGCCGTGTCGAGCGGCGCTGAGGCGTCCGGCAGCAGCTCGGGCCGCGCCGCGAGCAGCGCGAGCTGGGCGGCCTCGAGCCTGAGCGCCTCCGCCGACTCGCAGCGCAGCGAGCTGACGACCCGTACCTCCGTGCCCAGCTGCTCGAGCAGCAGCGGTGAGACGCGGACGCGCCTGGGTGCGGCAGCGCCCGCCGCGGCTGACCTGAGGATCCACATCGTCCCGCGCAGCACGGCGACGATCGCCGGCGCCTCGCCCGCGCGGACCCGCAGCTGCGCCACCGTGCGCGGATCGAACGCTGCATCCTGCTGGGTGGTGGACAGCACCGCGTGCAGCACCCACGGAGCTGGGATGTCGGCGCGGCGGCGCTGCAGCGAGGCCAGCGCGAGCCTCGGCGTCGTGCCGAAGACGAGTCGTGCGAGCAGCTCGCGGTCCTGCGCATCGCGGCGCGCCTCCTGACCGAGCTCGAGCTCGCGGTCGAGCAGCAGCGCGATGGTCAGGACGAGCACAGCGGCGATGGGTCGCACGGTCACGGGATCGCCCGTCACGCCGACGACGCCGATGATGCGGCCGCGGTGGAGCAGCGGCAGGTTGACCCCGGGGCGCTCACCGGGCCGTGCGGTCTCGGCACGCACCTCGACAGGCGCGCCGCGCTCGGCCGCCTCGCGCGCCCCGGGGTGGTGCTGGCCAACCCGACTCGCGTCGCCGGAGGCGATGATCAGCCCGGCCGCATCCATCAGGTTGAGGTTGGTCTCGAGCGTCGACTCGAGCTGCTCGACGATGCGCTGGGCAAGCGCCGCGCTCAAGTACGTGGGCATGCCTGCAGTCTAGGTTTGCGCGTGCGGCGCGCTACGGGGTGCCAGGGGCAGCCGGCGGTGCCGCCGGTGGGGCGCTCGTCGGCGCGGCGGTCGGCGCAGTCGTGGGCTCCCCGCGCAGGTCGCGCACCAGCAGGGTCGCGCCCACGATCGCGACGGGCGTCGCGATCACGGCGACCCCGGGGATCAGCAGCAGCAGGTAGGCGACGATGCCGAAGCCCATGGTGCGCCACGAGCGCGTGCGCAGCAGCACGCGACGATCGGCGAGCGAGAGCCCGCGGGCATCGCCCGCGTAGCCGGTCAGCTCGCGCGCGAGCGCCCTGCCGCCCAGGATCGCGCCGAGCGTGAGGCCGAGCGCGGTGCCGACGAGCGGGATGAGGCCGACGACGAACACCACGAGTCCCGTGCCGATGGCCATGCCGATCAGCACGACCGCATCGCGCAGCCCCTTGCGCACCGAGCCCCAGAATCCGAGCTCCGGCGCCTCGTGGTCGCCGCCGAGCCGCTGATCCACCGAGCGGGAGATCCGCTCGTAGAACGGGTCGCCGACGGCGAGCGTCACGGCGGCGAAGGTGAGCACGCACAGCACGATCACGCCGACGAGGAGGCCGAGGCTCAGCGCCACGCGCAGCAGGTCTGCCCACACGGGATCCCAGCCGTTCGCGAACGGCGTGAGCGCGGCCGCCCATCCGCCCACCTGGAAGCTCAGGATGATGACGAGCGCGAGCATGAGCGTGCCGACGATGAGTGCGGGCACCGCGCCCATCGCCATGAGGCCGGGGCTCTTCGCCCAGGTGCCGAAGCCGCGCAGGAACAGGCCGGCGCCCGCGAAGAGCTCTGAGATCCGATGCCGCATACGGCCATGCTGGCATGCGAGCCTGGGGTGCGCCCGGGCGTGCGGGCGGTGGCATCCGCGTGGAGCGCGATCCGTAGGATCGAGTCGTGCAGACCCCCACCGCCTCGACGCGGCCGACGCACGCCATCGCCGTCCTGCTCGCGGCAGTGCTGTGGGGCACGACGGGCACGGTCGCCCACTTCGCCCCGGACGGCGCCTCCGCGCTCGCGATCGGCCTCGCCACGTTCGGCATCGGCGGCGTCGTGCTCGCCGCCGTGTCTGCGAAGCGCGTGCTGGCGGTGCTGCGGCAGCGCGCGCACCTCGGCTGGGTGCTCGCCGGCGCGGTCGGCGTCGTGCTCTACCCCGCCGCCTACTACCCCTCGATGTCGCTCGCCGGCGTCGCCGTCGGCAACGTGGTCGCGCTCGGCTCCGGCCCCATCTTCGCCGCGCTGCTCGAGTGGGCGGTCGACCGGCGGCGGCCCGACCTTCGCTGGGCGGTCGCGACCGGCGTCGCCGTGGTCGGCATCGTGCTGCTCACCCTCGGCGGAGGCGGCCACGGAGCGGCCGGTGCCGCGGATGCGTCGGCCGCGCCCGCGGGCGTGGCGTTGGCGCTCGTGGCGGGGCTGGGCTACGCGCTGTATGCCTTCGCGGGGGCGAGGCTCATCGGCCGTGGCGCACCCTCCACGGGGGCGATGGGCGCCCTGTTCCTGGTCGGCGGCCTCGTCTGCCTCAGCTGGCTGGCCATCATCGGTCTCGGCTCCCTCGCCTCCCCCGCCGGGCTCCTCACGGTCGGCTACCTGGCGCTCGTGCCCATGGCGCTGAGCTACCTGCTGTTCGGCTACGGCCTGCGCATGCTCGCCTCCTCGACGGCGACGACGATCGCGCTCGCGGAGCCCATCGTCGCGACCGTGCTCGCCGTGCTCGTGGTCGGCGAGCGGCCTGCGATCATCGGCTGGATCGGTCTCGCGGTGGTGGCGCTCGGGATCGCGCTGCTCACCGCACCGCGCCGCGGGACGCGCCGGTTGACGGGCACAGCGCTCGGAGTAGCGTCGGGGTACAGCGAACCCGAAGGAGCCGAGCATGACGCAGGACGACCCACGGACGAAGCACCGCAGCGCTGACTTCCCGGCGCAGCAGCAGGACGCGCAGCCCGGGCACACCGAGCAGACGGCCCCCGAGCCCGACCACGGCGAGTCGAGCTGGGTCGGCAGCGGCAGGCTCACCGGTCTGCGCGCGCTCATCACCGGCGGCGACAGCGGCATCGGCCGTGCCGTCGCCATCGCCTATGCGCGCGAGGGCGCCGACGTCGCGATCGTGCACCTGCAGGAAGAGGCGGAGGATGCCGCAGAGACGGGCAGGCTCGTCGAGGCCGAAGGTCGGCGCTTCCACGCGATGGCCCTCGACCTCGGCGAGGAGCAGGGCTGCATCGACGCGGTCGCGGGTGCCGTCGAGCAGCTCGGCGGCCTCGACGTGCTGATCAGCAATGCGGCCTACCAGCGGCAGCGGAACGGCATCGAGCAGCTCGAGGTGGCAGAGGTCGAGCGCGTGTTCCGCACGAATCTCGTCGCCGCGCTCGTGCTCGCCCGCGAGGCCGTCCCGCATCTGCGCCCCGGCGCATCCATCATCGCCACCACCTCGATCCAGGCGGAGGAGCCATCCCCCGGCCTGCTCGACTACGCGATGACCAAGGCGGCGCTCGTCGCCTACGTCGAGGCCCTCGCCGTCGAGCTCGGCGAGCGCGGCATCCGCGTCAACGGAGTGGCGCCGGGCCCGATCTGGACGCCGCTCATCCCGGCGACCGACTTCCCCGACGAGAAGGTCGAGGAGTTCGGCAAGAACACGCCGCTGGGCCGCGCGGGCCAGCCCGCTGAGCTCGCGGGCGCCTACGTCTACCTCGCGAGCGAGGAGGCGTCGTATGTCTCGGGTGCGATCGTGCCCGTCACCGGAGGAAGGGGATTCTGATGCCAGATCCGCACATCAAGGACGAGGAGCTGTACGAGAAGCTCCGCGACGAGGGCAACTCGAAGGAGAAGTCGGCGCGCATCGCCAACGCCGCAGCCCGCGACGGCCGCGACGAGGTCGGCGAGCGCGGCGGCGAGGCCGAGGACTACGACGATCGCACCGTCGACGAGCTGCGTCACCGGGCGAAGGAGCTCGGGATCGAGGGCTACTCCGGCCTGAAGAAGGACGAGCTCATCGAGCAGCTGCGCAACCACTGACACGACGGCGCCCCGCGAGCGCGCCGCACCGCGGGGCGCCGGTCGGTGAGAGGATGCCGCTGTGGAGCAGCAGCAGGGGCGCGATGAGACGCCGGAGGAGCGCGCAGATCGCAACTTCGCCGACATCCTGCAGGAGCTGCGCGTGGTGCTCACGGGCACCCAGCTGATCTCGGGCTTCCTGCTGGCGGTCGCGTTCCAGACCGGGTTCCGGGATCTCGACGGCGACGAGATCGTGCACTACCTCGTGCTGGTCGCCATCGCCGGGCTCGCGACGCTGCTGGGCATGACGCCCGTGGTCGTGCACCGGCTGCACTTCGCCAAGCGCATGAAGGCCGACGTCGTGCAGCTCGGCAATCGCCTGCTGATCGCGACGCTCGTGGTGGTCTCCGCGCTCGTGGTCGGCGTCACCTCGTTCATCTTCGAGGTCGTGGTCTCGCAGGCCGCGGGTCTGTGGGCGGCCGGCCTGACGGTCGCCGTCGTGGTCACGCTCTGGGCGCTCGCCTGGTCGGCGCACCGTCACGCGCCCGACCGCGAGGCCTGAGCCGCACGCTCGGCCGCACCCGACCCATCCGCAGCACCGCGCACTCTGTTGCGCCGCGTTACCGGTGCCCTGGCCGAGCGCTCCAGCCCCCTGCCAGGCTGACCGCACCGGCACAGATGGAGGGCTGCGATGAGGGCGCACTGTCGCGACGAGCACGCGTGGGACGGCTTGACCAGGGTCGACCTGGAGCGCCCGTCGAGCCGCAAGTGGAGCCTGCACCCCGGCACGATCGGCGCCTGGGTGGCAGAGATGGACTTCGGCACCGCGCCCGCCGTGCGCGAGGCGCTGCGACGGGCCGTCGACGACGACGTGCTCGGCTACCTCTCCCCCGCGACCGCTGCAGATCTCGCCGCCGCGACCGCCGAGTGGCAGGCGCGCGAGCACGGCTGGCGGATCGATCCCGAGCGCGTGCACGCCGTCTCCGACGTGATGGCGGCGCTCGGCGTCGCCGTCGAGGAGTTCTCGCCGGCAGGCTCCGCGGTGATCGTGCCGACCCCGGCCTACATGCCCTTCCTCACCTTCCTCGAGACGCTCGGGCGCCAGGTCGTGCAGGTGCCGGGCGTCGTGGTGGAGGGGCGGTGGCAGCACGACCTGGAGGGCATCGACCGCGCGTTCGCCGCAGGCGCAGGCACGCTCGTGCTCTGCAATCCGCACAATCCCACCGGCACGGTGCTGCCGCGCGAGGAGCTCGAGCGCATCGCGGCGGTCGTCGAGCGCCGCGGCGGCCGCGTGTTCGCCGACGAGATCCACGCGTCGATCCGCTTCGACGGACGCACGCACGTGCCCTACGCATCCATCTCCGCCGCCACCGCCGCCCACACGATCACCGGCACGAGCGCGTCGAAGGCCTGGAACATCCCTGGCCTGAAGACCGCGCAGCTCATCACGTCGAACGAGGCGGATGAGGCGGCCTATCGGCGCTTCGGCTTCGCCGTCGTGCACGGGGCGTCGACGCTCGGCGTGATCGCCTCGACCGCCGCCTACCGCGAGGGCGCCGCGTGGCTCGACGGCACCGTCGACTACCTGCAGCGCAATCGCGACCTGCTGGGCGCGCTGCTCGCCGAGCGCCTGCCGGGCGTGCGCTGGCACGCGCCGGAGGCCACGTACCTCGCCTGGCTCGACCTCGGCGGGCTCGCGCTCGGCACCGACTCCCCCGCGACGCTGCTGCGCGAGCGGGCCGGCGTCACCCTCACCGACGGCTCGCTCTGCGGCGTCGGCTCCGAACAGCACGTGCGGCTCGTGTTCGCCACCCCCGCGCCCGTGCTTGCGGAGGCGGTCGACCGGATCGCCGCTGCGCTGCAGCCGGTGAGCGCCGGCGGCGCCCGATGACCGCCGGGCTGGGGTTCGCGACCAGGCAGATCCACGCCGGCGCGATCGTCGACGCCGAGGCCGGCGCGCGCGTCACCCCGATCTACCAGAGCGCCGGCTACGTCTTCGACAGCTTCGACGACGGCGTCGAGCGCTTCGCCGGCCGCAGCCGCCGCCGCGCGTACTCGCGCAACGACAACCCCACGAACGTGGTCGCGGGCAGCCGCATCGCCGATCTCGAGGGCGGCGTCGACGGCGTGCTGGTCGCGAGCGGTCAGGCCGCGATCGCCATGGCGCTCGCGGCGCTCGCGCAGGCGGGCGACCACATCCTCACCACCGACCGGCTCTATGAGGGCACGCGCGAGATGCTGCGCGGTGCGCTGCGCCGCCAGGGGCTCGAGTTCGAGGCGCTGCCGATCGAGACGGATGAGGATGCCTGGGTCGCCGCCGTGCGGCCCCAGACCCGCGCGATCTACGCGGAGTCGATCGCGAACCCGCTCGGCGAGGTCGCCGACCTCGCGCTGCTCGGCCGGGTCTCGGCGCGCACCGGCGTGCCGCTCGTGGTCGACAACACCGTCGCGACGCCCTACCTGTGTCGCCCGTTCGAGCACGGCGCGGCCATCGTCATCCATTCGACGTCCAAGTGGCTGAGCGGCCACGGCTCGGTCATCGGCGGCGCCATCGTCGATGGCGGCACGTTCGACTGGGGTGCGGCCGCCGCGCGCTTCCCGCACCTGCACGAGCGACGGCCCGGCGGCGTGGCCTCGTTCGTCGAGCGGTGCGGCCCGGCGGCCTACGCCGCCTACCTGCGCGCGGTGGTGGTGCTCGAGCACGGCCCGAGCTTCCCGCCGACGAGCGCCTTCCTGCTGCTGCACGGCATCGAGACGCTGTCGCTGCGCATGGAGCGCCACGTCGCGAACGCGCTCGCCGTCGCCGACGCGCTCCGAGCGCATCCCGCCATCTCCCGCGTGCACTACCCCGGCGCAGGCGACGGACAGGAGGCGATCGTCGCGCGGCTGCTGCCCGACGGCGCTGGCTCGATCGTCTCGATCGACCTCGCCGGCGGGCGCGATGCAGCACGCACCTTCCTCGACCGGCTGCGGCTGATCAGCCAGATGACGCACATCGGCGACGTGCGCACGCTCGCGATCCACACCGGCAGCACCATCCACGGGAAGCTCGACGAGCAGGAGCGCCTGGACCTCGGCATCACGCCGGGCCTCGTGCGCATCTCCGTCGGACTCGAGCAGGCCGACGACATCGTCGCCGACCTGCTGCGGGCGCTCGATGGGGTGAGCCCATGAGCCTGCGCTACTCCTTCGAGCTCTTCCCGCCGCGCGACGAGGCGGCCTCGCGCCGCGTCGACGCCGCGGTCGACGCCTTCATCGCCCTCGAGCCGGAGTTCGTCTCGGTCACCTTCGGCGCGGGCGGCTCCACCTCGCGCCACTCGCTGACGGTGCTGCAGCGGCTGCTCGACGGCGGCGCGAACCCGATGGCGCACCTGACCTGCACGGGGCTCGGCGTCGACGAGACCGCACGGCTCGTGCGACAGTTCCTCGACGCCGGGATCACCCGCTTCCTCGCCCTGCGCGGCGACCCGCCGCAGGCGGGCGTGCGGCTGCCGACGACCTCGCTGCAGTCGGCGTCGGAGCTCGTGCAGCTGATCCAGCGCGTCGAGTCGGAGCGCGTGCCCTACGCGGAGCTGCGGCTGCCGGGCCTGCGCGCCTCCTCGCTGTCGGAGCGGCGGGCGGCCGTCGACGTGGCCGTCGCCGCCTTCCCGAACGGCCACCCGGGCGCCGGCGTGCACCGCTCCGACATCGACGCGCTGCTGGCGAAGCAGGCTGCTGGCGCCACCATGGCGATCACGCAGCTGTTCTTCGACCCCTACGACTACGCGCGCTTCGTCGAGCTCGCTCGCGGCAGGGGCGTCACGATCCCGATCGTGCCGGGCGTCGCCATTCCGACTTCGCTGCGCCGGCTGGTGCGCTCCGCGGAGCTCGCGGGCGAGGGCCTGCCACGCGTGCTCGCCGATCGGCTCGAGCTGGCGAGCGCAGCGGATGCCGTGCGCATCGGCGTCGACGCAGCCGTCGCCCTGATCGGCGCGCTCGCAGAGCACGACCCGCCGGCCGTGCACCTCTACACCTTCAACGACCACCAGCCCGCGATCGACGTCCTCCGGGGCGTCGGTGCACTGCCACTCACCACCACGGGAGCACCATGACCACCTCGTTCTTCGCCGGCGGCACGATCCTCGGCTACCCGCGCATCGGCCGGCGCCGCGAGCTCAAGCGCGCCCTCGAGGCGCACTGGCGCGGCGCCATCGACGACGCGGCCTTCCACGCGGCGGCGAGCGCCAATCGGCTCGCCGACCTCGATCGCCTGCAGTCGCTGGGGCTGCGCGCCGCAGACGCATCGATCCCGATCGAGGCAGCGCACTACGACCACGTGCTCGACGCCACCCTGACCTTCGGCGCCGTGCCGCCGCGGCTGCGCGGGCGGCTCCCCGTGGGGCTCGCCGGCGAGTGGCTGCTGGCCCGCGGCGACGGCGACGACGCGCCGCTCGAGATGACCAAGTGGCTCGACTCGAACTACCACTACCTGGTGCCGGAGCTCGACGCCGAGACCACCTTCTCGCTCGCCGACACCCGCATCGTCGACAGGTTCATCGAGGCAGCGCGCGCCGGCGTGCACGGCCGCCCCGTGGTGGTCGGGCCCGCGACCTACCTCGCGCTCGCGAAGGCCGAGGGCATCCGCCCCATCGAGCTCGCAGAGCGCCTGGTGCCCGCCTACGGCGCCCTCGGCGAGGCCCTCGCGGCGGCCGGTGCCACCTGGGTGCAGCTCGACGAGCCCGCCCTGGTCGCCGACCTCGAGCAGGTGAGCCTCGACGAGCTGCAGTCAGTGGCGCGCGCCGGAGCGCTCGCGCTCCGGGCCGCTGGCCTGCGGGTGCTGCTGCACGTCGGACACGGGGATGCCGCGGGTCGCGTCGAGCCGCTGGCCGACGCGGTCGACGCCATCGCGATCGACCTCGTGCGCGGCACGGCGCCCGAGACCGGCGCCACGCCGCTGGTGGCCGGCGTCGTGCACGGCCGCAATGTCTGGCGCACCGACCTCGACGGCGCCCTGGAGCGCGTGCGAGCGCTCGCGGCGCGCGGTCCGGTCGCCGTCGGCACCAGCACGAGCCTGCTGCACGTGCCGCACGATCTGACGATCGAGGAGGCGCTGCCGCAGCGACTGCGGTCGTGGCTGGCCTTCGCCGACCAGAAGGTGGCGGAGGTGGTGGCGCTCGCCGCCGCCGCTCACGGTGCGGTCGACGAGGCTGCGTTCGCCGCTGCCCGCGCCGCCGTCGCCGACCGCGCTGCAGCCCCGGGCGTGCGCGACGGCGCGGTGCGCGCGCGGCTCGCCGCGCTGCCCGCCGATGCACGCGACCGCGCGCCCTACGCCGACCGCGCCGCAGTGCAGCAGCAGGTGCTCGAGCTGCCGCCGCTGCCGACCACCACCATCGGCTCGTTCCCGCAGACCGGCGAGATCCGCACCGCGCGCGCCCGTCACGCCCGCGGCGAGCTCGACGACGCGGGCTACACGGAGGTGCTGCGCGCCGAGGTGCGCCGCGTCATCGAGCTGCAGGAGGAGCTGGGGCTCGACGTGCTCGTGCACGGCGAGCCCGAGCGCAACGACATGGTGCAGTACTTCGCCGAGCACTTCGATGGCTTCGCCGCCACGCAGCACGGCTGGGTGCAGTCCTACGGCTCGCGGGCGACGCGGCCGTCGATCCTGTGGGGCGATGTCTCCCGGAGCGGCCCCTTCACCGTCGAGTGGATCGCCTACGCGCAGTCGCTCACCGAGCGCGTCGTCAAGGGCATGCTCACCGGTCCCGTGACGATCCTCGCGTGGTCGTTCGTGCGCGACGACCAGCCGTTGGGCGAGACGGCCGATCAGATCGCGCTCGCGCTCGCCGACGAGATCGCCGACCTCGAGGCAGCGGGCATCCGCATCGTGCAGGTCGACGAGCCCGCCCTGCGCGAGCTGCTGCCGCTGCGGCGCGAGGCGCGGCCCGCCTACCTCGACTGGTCGGTGGGCGCCTTCCGCCTCGCGACCGCCGCGGCTGCTCCTGCCACCCAGATCCACACCCACCTCTGCTACTCCGAGTTCAACACCGTGGTGGGGGCGATCGACGGTCTCGACGCCGACGTGACGAGCATCGAGGCCGCACGGTCTGGCATGGAGGTCGTCGGCGCGCTCACCGAGCATGGCTTCGGGCGCGGCATCGGCCCGGGTGTCTATGACATCCACTCACCCCGAGTGCCGACAGCCGACGAGCTCGACCGACTGCTCGGCACCGCGACCGCCGGCATCCCCGAAGGCCTGCTGTGGGTCAACCCCGACTGCGGGCTGAAGACCCGCGGCTACGACGAGACCGTCGCGAGCCTGCGAGGTCTCGTCGAAGCAGCGCAGCGCGCTCGCGCGGTGAAGGTGTGACCTGAGCGCGAGCGCGCGGCGATTGTTCCAGATCCATCACATCCGTTCCATATTCGTGACAAACGTGCCAGTATCGTCACATGAATCTCAGCGAGCCGCTTGACGGTCTGACGACCGCGGTGGGGTCTGCTGTGCTGCGTGTGCTCGCGCGCACGGATTCGGGACTCTCCGGACGCCAGGTGCATGCGCTGGCAGGCATCGGCTCGACCTCCAGCGTGCACCGGGCGCTGGCGGGCTATGTGGAGGTCGGCCTGGTGAGCCCTGAGGCGCGACCGCCCGCGATCATCTACCGCGCCAATCGCGAACACGTGCTGTGGCCCGTCGTCGAACTGGCGATCGGCGCGAGATCACGGGCATTCGACAGCATCCGACGCTTCTGCGAGGAGGATCTGCCCGCCGACCTCGGGCTCACCGTCCTCGTCTACGGCTCGGTCGCCCGTCGCGAATCGACGCGCGAGTCGGATCTGGATCTGTTCGTCGTCTACCCCGACGGCATGGACGAGGACGCAAGGTCGGAGCTCAACTACCGGATCGCGCAGCACGTCGAGCGCATCACGGGCAACGAGGCACAGGTCTACTCCATCGAACGCGCGGAGCTCGACCAGCGGATCGCCGACCACGATCCGCTGGTCAGCAATGTGCTGACCGACGGCATGCTCGTCGCCGGGCCGGCACTCCCGCGAGCCGCACGGCGCGCCATCGCATGAGCCCTCGAATCAGTCCTCGACGGCAGCCGATGGATGCCGCCGCTGTGCGCATCCGCCTCAACGATGCCCGGACGCGTCTGGTCTCCGCAGAGCTGCAGCTCGGCGGAGACAGCCAGCACGAGTGGAAGCATGCCGCTGAGATCGCCGTCAGTGCCGGCATCGCGGCAAGCGACGCGATCTGCGGGCACGTGCTCGGCTACAAGGTTGCATCCGAGTCCCATCGCGACGCAGTCGCAGCGCTGCGAGAAGCCTCCAGCGCCGCCACCGCCAAGCATCTCGACACGCTGCTGGCAGCCAAATCCACCCAGTCCCACGGTGACCGCCTGCCCACCCACGCGGATGCGTCGCGCCACGTCCTGCACGCTCAACGGCTCCTTGACGCAGCCGAGTCCACCGTCAGCACCTGAACGGCTCGCTGCCCGCAGCGACGCCTGGGCACCAGCGGACGCATGCGGTCGACGATGACCTCCTCGTCCCGCCGCTGGCAGGACTAGCGTGGCCGCATGCCGCGGATGCAGCCGGTGGAGTCGTCGAGCATCGAGGCCGTGGGCTTCGAGCCGACGCGCAACGAGCTGACCGTGCGGTTCGTCGGCGGCGCCAGCTACATCTACGGCATGGTGCCGCGCGCGGTGTTCGACGAGCTGCTGGCCGCCGCCTCGAAGGGCCGGTTCGTGAACCAGCACATCAAGCCGCGATACCCCGTGCGGAGCGCATGACGCCCACGCCCATCGGGCGGTGACGACCTTCAGCCTTCTGTGACGCCGTGTTGCGCCGCGGCGTGCGGCGCGCCTGGCAATCGGCTTTGCTTGGGTCAGCACCAAGCACCGCTTATGGAGGTCATCGTGAACCGCTCCCCGCATCCCCGTCGCACAGCCATCGCCGGCGCCGCCATCGTCGCCCTCGCGCTCACGGCCTGCTCGGCCAGCGAAGCGACCTCACCGCAGGCGGGAGGCGACGGCCCGGTCGCCGGCGGCACGCTCACCTACCTCGAGCACCAGGCCTACACCTCGCTCTACCCGCCGTCGGCCGGCTTCTACCCCAACGGCGCGCTCGTCAACAACCTGACCGCGCGGCTGCTGCACCAGGACCCGGAGACGCTCGAGCTCGAGCCGTGGATCGCGACGGCGCTGCCGGAGGTCTCGGCGGACGCCACCGAGTACACCTTCGACCTCCGCACCGACGTGACGTACTCCGACGGCACGCCGCTCACCGCCGAGAACGTGGTCGCCAACATCGACCTCTTCGGCCTGGGCGACCAGGATCGCGCGCTCATCGTGAGCGAGGCGATCAACAACTACGAGCGCGGCGAGGTCGTCGACGAGGACACGGTGCGCTTCCACTTCAGCGCCCCCTCGCCCGGCTTCGGGCAGGCCGTCTCCACCATCAACTCCGGTCTGCTGGCGGATGCCTCGCTCGAGCTCGACTCCGAGGGATTCGGCCCCGGCAACGCCACGCAGGTGATCGGCGCTGGCCCCTTCGTCGTGGAGTCGGAGGAGCTCGGCGCGAGCATCCGGCTCGCCGCTCGCGACGACTACGCCTGGGCGCCGCCGAGAGCCTCGAACCAGGCACGGGCGCACCTCGACACCGTCGACATCGTGATCGCGCCAGAGGACAGCGTGCGCATCGGATCCCTCACCTCCGGCCAGGCGCACATCGCGCGCCAGGTGGAGCCGCAGCACGAGGAGCAGGTGGCCGCCGCCGGCCTCGAGATCGTCGCCGCGCAGACGAACGGCGTGAACAACGGCCTCAGCTTCCGCTTCGACCACCCGCTGTTGCAGGACATCCGCGTGCGCCAGGCGCTCATCGCGGGCATCGACCGACAGGAGGTCGTCTCGTCGATCTTCTCCGAGGGCTACCCGCTGGCGACCTCGTCGCTCAGCCAGACGGCCCTCGGGTACGAGGAGCAGTCGGGCGCCTACGAGTTCGATCAGGAGCGCGCGAACGCGCTGCTCGACGAGGCCGGCTGGGAGCTCGGCTCCGACGGCATCCGTGTCCGCGACGGCCAGCGCCTGCACCTGGTCGTGAACGAGGCGCTCCCCCAGCCCCGCTCGCGGGATGTCATCACGCTCGTCTCGCAGCAGCTGCGCGAGATCGGCGTGGAGCTCGAGCTCTTCCAGGGCGATCAGGCCGCGCAGACCGCCGCAGCGACCGACATCGACCAGATCCAGATCTACCACTCGATGGTCGGCCGGGCCGACTTCGACGTCATCAAGAGCCAGTACTCGATCGAGAACCGCAGCACGCTGCTCAACGCC
The window above is part of the Agrococcus sp. ARC_14 genome. Proteins encoded here:
- the metE gene encoding 5-methyltetrahydropteroyltriglutamate--homocysteine S-methyltransferase, with the translated sequence MTTSFFAGGTILGYPRIGRRRELKRALEAHWRGAIDDAAFHAAASANRLADLDRLQSLGLRAADASIPIEAAHYDHVLDATLTFGAVPPRLRGRLPVGLAGEWLLARGDGDDAPLEMTKWLDSNYHYLVPELDAETTFSLADTRIVDRFIEAARAGVHGRPVVVGPATYLALAKAEGIRPIELAERLVPAYGALGEALAAAGATWVQLDEPALVADLEQVSLDELQSVARAGALALRAAGLRVLLHVGHGDAAGRVEPLADAVDAIAIDLVRGTAPETGATPLVAGVVHGRNVWRTDLDGALERVRALAARGPVAVGTSTSLLHVPHDLTIEEALPQRLRSWLAFADQKVAEVVALAAAAHGAVDEAAFAAARAAVADRAAAPGVRDGAVRARLAALPADARDRAPYADRAAVQQQVLELPPLPTTTIGSFPQTGEIRTARARHARGELDDAGYTEVLRAEVRRVIELQEELGLDVLVHGEPERNDMVQYFAEHFDGFAATQHGWVQSYGSRATRPSILWGDVSRSGPFTVEWIAYAQSLTERVVKGMLTGPVTILAWSFVRDDQPLGETADQIALALADEIADLEAAGIRIVQVDEPALRELLPLRREARPAYLDWSVGAFRLATAAAAPATQIHTHLCYSEFNTVVGAIDGLDADVTSIEAARSGMEVVGALTEHGFGRGIGPGVYDIHSPRVPTADELDRLLGTATAGIPEGLLWVNPDCGLKTRGYDETVASLRGLVEAAQRARAVKV
- a CDS encoding TIGR04028 family ABC transporter substrate-binding protein; this encodes MNRSPHPRRTAIAGAAIVALALTACSASEATSPQAGGDGPVAGGTLTYLEHQAYTSLYPPSAGFYPNGALVNNLTARLLHQDPETLELEPWIATALPEVSADATEYTFDLRTDVTYSDGTPLTAENVVANIDLFGLGDQDRALIVSEAINNYERGEVVDEDTVRFHFSAPSPGFGQAVSTINSGLLADASLELDSEGFGPGNATQVIGAGPFVVESEELGASIRLAARDDYAWAPPRASNQARAHLDTVDIVIAPEDSVRIGSLTSGQAHIARQVEPQHEEQVAAAGLEIVAAQTNGVNNGLSFRFDHPLLQDIRVRQALIAGIDRQEVVSSIFSEGYPLATSSLSQTALGYEEQSGAYEFDQERANALLDEAGWELGSDGIRVRDGQRLHLVVNEALPQPRSRDVITLVSQQLREIGVELELFQGDQAAQTAAATDIDQIQIYHSMVGRADFDVIKSQYSIENRSTLLNADESGAPIDAELEALLQQVASEPDTEARAAASAAVQAHLTEQAYVLPFFEEPQVYGLQPVVHGFETESVGRPSFAGVWLEG
- a CDS encoding aminotransferase class I/II-fold pyridoxal phosphate-dependent enzyme, with the translated sequence MTAGLGFATRQIHAGAIVDAEAGARVTPIYQSAGYVFDSFDDGVERFAGRSRRRAYSRNDNPTNVVAGSRIADLEGGVDGVLVASGQAAIAMALAALAQAGDHILTTDRLYEGTREMLRGALRRQGLEFEALPIETDEDAWVAAVRPQTRAIYAESIANPLGEVADLALLGRVSARTGVPLVVDNTVATPYLCRPFEHGAAIVIHSTSKWLSGHGSVIGGAIVDGGTFDWGAAAARFPHLHERRPGGVASFVERCGPAAYAAYLRAVVVLEHGPSFPPTSAFLLLHGIETLSLRMERHVANALAVADALRAHPAISRVHYPGAGDGQEAIVARLLPDGAGSIVSIDLAGGRDAARTFLDRLRLISQMTHIGDVRTLAIHTGSTIHGKLDEQERLDLGITPGLVRISVGLEQADDIVADLLRALDGVSP
- a CDS encoding KTSC domain-containing protein, which produces MPRMQPVESSSIEAVGFEPTRNELTVRFVGGASYIYGMVPRAVFDELLAAASKGRFVNQHIKPRYPVRSA
- a CDS encoding nucleotidyltransferase domain-containing protein, whose protein sequence is MNLSEPLDGLTTAVGSAVLRVLARTDSGLSGRQVHALAGIGSTSSVHRALAGYVEVGLVSPEARPPAIIYRANREHVLWPVVELAIGARSRAFDSIRRFCEEDLPADLGLTVLVYGSVARRESTRESDLDLFVVYPDGMDEDARSELNYRIAQHVERITGNEAQVYSIERAELDQRIADHDPLVSNVLTDGMLVAGPALPRAARRAIA
- a CDS encoding methylenetetrahydrofolate reductase: MSLRYSFELFPPRDEAASRRVDAAVDAFIALEPEFVSVTFGAGGSTSRHSLTVLQRLLDGGANPMAHLTCTGLGVDETARLVRQFLDAGITRFLALRGDPPQAGVRLPTTSLQSASELVQLIQRVESERVPYAELRLPGLRASSLSERRAAVDVAVAAFPNGHPGAGVHRSDIDALLAKQAAGATMAITQLFFDPYDYARFVELARGRGVTIPIVPGVAIPTSLRRLVRSAELAGEGLPRVLADRLELASAADAVRIGVDAAVALIGALAEHDPPAVHLYTFNDHQPAIDVLRGVGALPLTTTGAP